In Acidobacteriota bacterium, a single genomic region encodes these proteins:
- a CDS encoding acyl-CoA thioesterase gives MAGQTRIRVRYAETDQMGVVYHGNYFAWFEVGRVELLRQVGWSYKALEADGISLPVIEATCRYQQPARYDDELEIRTAGRMASGVRVEFSYELVRLADLRVLATARTLHVPVTRDGRPCRLPVALREIFA, from the coding sequence GTGGCGGGACAGACGCGGATCCGCGTCAGATACGCCGAAACGGACCAGATGGGCGTGGTCTACCACGGCAACTACTTCGCCTGGTTCGAAGTGGGGCGCGTCGAGCTCCTGCGACAGGTCGGCTGGAGCTACAAGGCACTCGAAGCCGACGGCATCAGCCTGCCGGTGATCGAAGCCACATGCCGATATCAGCAGCCGGCGCGGTACGATGACGAGTTGGAGATCCGCACCGCAGGCCGAATGGCGAGCGGCGTCAGGGTCGAGTTCTCGTATGAGCTGGTCCGCCTGGCCGACCTTCGTGTCCTGGCCACGGCGCGGACCCTTCATGTCCCCGTCACTCGTGACGGGCGGCCCTGCCGCCTGCCTGTGGCGCTGAGGGAGATCTTCGCGTGA
- a CDS encoding GDP-mannose 4,6-dehydratase has protein sequence MRALVTGAAGFIGSTLTDRLLERGVEVVGVDCFTDYYPRALKEGNLATARRSSRFRFVEDDLLTTDLDALLDGVTHVFHLAAQAGVRKSWGRDFDVYVSNNISATQRLLEACAGRPVERIVYASTSSVYGDEAAIPMREDQRLQPVSPYGVSKLAAEHLGHLYHVNHGVPFVALRYFTVYGPRQRPDMGFHRFLSAVMDGRPLARYGDGEQTRDFTFVADAVAATMAAGTSGVPGRVYNIGGGSRVTVNRVFEIIGDVVGRPVTIDQQPSQKGDMRDTYADTSRAAADLGFAPSVTLEQGLAEEYAWLRSTRA, from the coding sequence GTGAGGGCACTCGTCACAGGAGCGGCCGGGTTCATCGGCTCGACGCTCACCGACCGACTGCTGGAGCGCGGCGTCGAGGTGGTCGGTGTCGACTGTTTCACCGACTACTACCCGCGCGCGCTCAAGGAAGGCAACCTCGCGACGGCCCGCCGGTCGTCGCGCTTCAGGTTCGTCGAGGACGACCTGCTGACAACGGACCTCGACGCGCTGCTGGACGGAGTCACGCACGTCTTCCACCTCGCCGCGCAGGCCGGCGTGCGCAAGAGTTGGGGTCGTGACTTCGACGTCTACGTCAGCAACAACATCTCCGCAACGCAACGCCTGCTCGAGGCGTGTGCCGGCCGCCCGGTCGAACGGATCGTCTATGCCTCGACGTCGTCGGTGTACGGCGACGAGGCCGCGATCCCGATGCGTGAAGACCAGCGCCTGCAGCCCGTCTCGCCGTACGGCGTCTCGAAGCTGGCCGCCGAACACCTCGGACACCTGTACCACGTGAACCACGGGGTGCCCTTCGTGGCGCTGCGTTACTTCACCGTGTACGGTCCCCGGCAGCGGCCCGACATGGGCTTCCATCGCTTCCTGTCGGCGGTCATGGACGGTCGTCCGCTCGCGCGCTACGGCGATGGCGAGCAGACGCGCGACTTCACGTTCGTTGCCGATGCCGTCGCCGCAACGATGGCCGCGGGCACATCAGGGGTGCCGGGCCGCGTCTACAACATCGGCGGCGGTTCGCGCGTCACGGTCAACCGGGTGTTCGAAATCATCGGCGATGTCGTCGGTCGTCCTGTGACGATTGACCAGCAGCCGTCACAGAAGGGCGACATGCGCGATACGTACGCCGACACGAGCCGCGCCGCGGCCGACCTCGGCTTCGCGCCGTCCGTCACGCTGGAACAGGGATTGGCAGAAGAGTACGCATGGCTACGCAGCACACGAGCATGA
- the bamD gene encoding outer membrane protein assembly factor BamD, giving the protein MATQHTSMIRTTVVRMAVAAMVVVTAACAAKRTNIPTGISEPDKYLYEQGMAAIEDRKWFTAREYFQQLVDGYPQSPLRADAKLGLGDAYLKDGSTEGKLRAEREFQEFLSYFPTHTRADYAQYKLAMTHFDQMPKAERDQTETRAALEQFEAFRQRYPNSALLPEVIEKERIARDRMSESIYKVGFFYHRSRWYPGAISRFRQVLQEDAQFTNRDAVYYYLADSLVAVRLEAEALPLLDRLQAEFEESEFLVKGAALRDRVQTIMSQRTPGTPEGSPASVTSPAAPVPTPDGTPIIASPATPAVDVKPKTAVPSSERR; this is encoded by the coding sequence ATGGCTACGCAGCACACGAGCATGATACGGACGACGGTGGTACGCATGGCCGTGGCGGCGATGGTGGTCGTGACCGCCGCGTGCGCGGCCAAGCGTACCAACATCCCGACGGGCATCAGCGAACCCGACAAATACCTGTACGAACAGGGCATGGCCGCGATCGAGGACCGCAAGTGGTTCACCGCGCGCGAGTACTTCCAGCAACTGGTCGACGGCTATCCCCAGAGCCCGCTTCGTGCCGACGCCAAGCTCGGACTCGGTGACGCGTACCTGAAGGACGGATCGACGGAGGGCAAGCTCCGGGCCGAACGCGAGTTCCAGGAATTCCTGTCGTACTTCCCCACCCATACCAGGGCCGACTACGCGCAATACAAGCTCGCGATGACGCACTTCGACCAGATGCCGAAGGCCGAACGCGACCAGACGGAAACGCGCGCCGCACTCGAGCAGTTCGAAGCGTTCCGCCAGCGGTACCCGAACAGCGCGCTGCTGCCGGAGGTGATCGAGAAGGAGCGAATCGCACGCGATCGCATGAGCGAGTCGATCTACAAGGTCGGCTTCTTCTACCATCGATCGCGCTGGTATCCGGGCGCGATCTCGCGGTTCCGCCAGGTGCTGCAGGAGGACGCGCAGTTCACCAACCGCGACGCCGTGTACTACTACCTCGCCGACTCGCTCGTGGCCGTCCGCCTGGAAGCCGAAGCGCTCCCGCTGCTGGACCGCCTCCAGGCCGAGTTCGAAGAGAGCGAGTTCCTGGTGAAGGGTGCGGCGCTGCGCGATCGGGTCCAGACGATCATGTCGCAGCGCACGCCGGGGACGCCCGAGGGATCGCCGGCCAGCGTCACATCTCCGGCTGCACCGGTACCGACACCGGATGGCACACCGATCATCGCGTCGCCCGCCACGCCGGCGGTGGATGTCAAACCGAAGACGGCGGTTCCTTCCTCAGAACGTCGTTGA
- the pgsA gene encoding CDP-diacylglycerol--glycerol-3-phosphate 3-phosphatidyltransferase — protein MNLPNTLSIVRIVLVPLLVVVMLTPPRSWDWTGVHSDLLGALIFALASLTDFFDGWLARRRRQVTAVGEWLDPLADKLLVLGALISLVQLDRAPAWMVTIIVGRELAVTGLRSVATARGVAMPASDLGKGKMAAQVTAILGLLLAPSVPFPLDWVGPVALWVMLALAVWSGVDYYRRFNDVLRKEPPSSV, from the coding sequence CTGAACCTCCCGAACACGCTCTCGATCGTGCGCATCGTGCTGGTGCCGCTGCTGGTGGTGGTGATGCTCACGCCGCCGCGGAGCTGGGACTGGACCGGCGTCCACAGCGACTTGCTCGGCGCGCTGATCTTCGCGCTGGCCTCGCTCACCGATTTCTTCGACGGCTGGCTCGCGCGCCGCCGGCGGCAGGTGACGGCCGTTGGCGAGTGGCTCGACCCGCTGGCCGACAAGCTGCTCGTGCTCGGTGCGCTGATCTCGCTCGTACAGCTCGATCGCGCGCCCGCCTGGATGGTGACGATTATCGTGGGGCGGGAGCTGGCGGTGACCGGATTGCGCAGCGTGGCCACGGCGCGAGGCGTGGCCATGCCCGCTTCTGATCTCGGGAAGGGGAAGATGGCTGCGCAGGTGACGGCCATCCTCGGCCTGCTGCTCGCGCCAAGCGTCCCGTTCCCCCTCGACTGGGTGGGGCCCGTGGCGCTGTGGGTGATGCTCGCGCTCGCGGTGTGGTCCGGGGTGGACTACTACCGCCGCTTCAACGACGTTCTGAGGAAGGAACCGCCGTCTTCGGTTTGA
- a CDS encoding NDP-sugar synthase: protein MKAILLAGGKGTRLRPLTLHTPKPIVPIFNRPFLMYQLDQLRQVPEVTEVILSLNYQPRRIEETFGDGEALGIKISYAVEPQPLGTGGAIKYAAQTVQDSVIVLNGDVLQAIDLQAVIARHRAAQAKATIVLTPVENPSAYGLVETDADGNVQRFLEKPGQDEITVNTINAGIYVLEPETLDRIPDNEAYSIERQYFPSLVANGERFVAYVNDGYWIDIGTPEKYRQVHRDIMDGRYHAAPFLDRAGGIVDLGARIERDVHIEGPCFLDEGVVIKAGARVGPYAVIGRQVQIDEQAQVRDSVVWANSVIGADATVDGALVGRNSHIGRSSVVSQGRMLGDRPTVTDFSRL, encoded by the coding sequence ATGAAGGCCATTCTTCTGGCAGGCGGTAAGGGCACGCGCCTGCGCCCGCTGACACTCCACACCCCGAAGCCCATCGTTCCGATTTTCAACAGGCCGTTCCTGATGTACCAGCTCGATCAGCTGCGTCAGGTGCCTGAGGTCACCGAGGTAATCCTCAGCCTGAACTACCAGCCGCGCCGCATCGAGGAGACGTTCGGCGACGGCGAAGCGCTCGGCATCAAGATTTCGTACGCGGTGGAACCGCAGCCGCTCGGCACGGGCGGCGCGATCAAGTACGCCGCGCAGACCGTGCAGGACTCGGTGATCGTCCTCAACGGCGATGTCCTCCAGGCGATCGACCTGCAGGCCGTGATTGCGCGACACCGTGCGGCACAGGCGAAGGCAACGATCGTCCTGACGCCTGTGGAGAATCCGTCGGCCTACGGGCTCGTGGAAACGGACGCCGACGGCAACGTGCAGCGCTTCCTCGAGAAGCCCGGCCAGGACGAGATCACCGTCAACACGATCAACGCGGGCATCTACGTGCTCGAGCCCGAGACGCTCGACCGCATTCCCGACAACGAGGCGTACTCGATCGAGCGGCAGTACTTCCCGTCGCTCGTCGCCAACGGCGAACGGTTCGTCGCCTACGTCAACGACGGGTACTGGATCGACATCGGCACGCCCGAGAAGTACCGGCAGGTCCATCGCGACATCATGGACGGCCGTTATCATGCCGCGCCGTTCCTCGATCGCGCCGGCGGCATCGTCGATCTCGGCGCGCGCATCGAGCGTGACGTGCACATCGAGGGGCCGTGCTTCCTCGACGAGGGCGTGGTGATCAAGGCAGGTGCCCGCGTCGGTCCGTACGCGGTGATCGGCCGGCAGGTGCAGATCGACGAGCAGGCGCAGGTGCGCGACTCGGTGGTCTGGGCCAACTCGGTGATCGGCGCCGACGCCACCGTCGACGGCGCCCTCGTGGGCCGCAACAGCCACATCGGACGCAGTTCGGTGGTGAGCCAGGGGCGGATGCTCGGCGATCGCCCCACGGTGACCGACTTCAGCAGGCTCTGA
- a CDS encoding phosphomannomutase/phosphoglucomutase → MADVNVVDPSIFKAYDVRGLYPSEMNETAAHDIGGAFVTYLKARRIGVSRDMRTSSPGLADALIEGARQQGCDVVDYGMLPTDVMYFAVCRDGLDGGAQITASHNPKEYNGVKLVSREARPLSGDAGIKEIREMIMARELPPGTPARGAYERRDVIDAYLAHIFGFIDPAIITPFKCVLDAGSGMGGLIGPKIFERLPCRTTHVAMEVDGTFPHHESNPLIEENRRTATATVLQTGADIGIAWDGDADRCFFIDGTGDFVAGDFVTALLAEAFLMKSPGEKIIYDVRASYAVRDIVERYGGTALMSRVGHAFIKQRMRAENAIFGGEVTGHYYFRDNWYADNGFIPVLLILELMSRKGQTLAELLAPLRAKYFISGEINTKLPSMADADARIAEITARFADGHVYHLDGVSVEYPDWHFNVRKSNTEPLLRLNLEATSQPLMEQHRDEILALIRA, encoded by the coding sequence ATGGCAGACGTGAACGTGGTCGATCCCAGCATCTTCAAGGCGTACGACGTACGCGGGCTGTATCCGTCGGAAATGAACGAGACGGCCGCCCACGATATCGGCGGCGCCTTTGTCACCTACCTGAAGGCACGTCGCATCGGCGTGTCGCGCGACATGCGCACCTCGTCGCCTGGTCTGGCCGACGCGCTGATCGAAGGCGCGCGGCAGCAGGGCTGCGACGTGGTGGACTACGGGATGCTGCCCACCGACGTGATGTACTTCGCGGTGTGCCGCGACGGACTCGACGGTGGCGCGCAGATCACGGCCTCGCACAACCCGAAGGAGTACAACGGCGTCAAGCTCGTGTCTCGGGAGGCGCGTCCCCTGAGCGGCGACGCCGGCATCAAGGAGATTCGCGAGATGATCATGGCTCGCGAACTGCCGCCAGGCACACCGGCGCGTGGCGCGTACGAGCGCCGCGACGTGATCGACGCGTACCTCGCGCACATCTTCGGCTTCATCGACCCGGCGATCATCACTCCGTTCAAGTGCGTGCTCGACGCCGGCTCCGGCATGGGCGGATTGATCGGTCCGAAGATCTTCGAGCGGCTGCCGTGCCGCACCACGCACGTCGCGATGGAGGTGGACGGCACGTTCCCGCACCACGAGTCCAACCCGCTCATCGAAGAGAACCGCCGGACCGCGACTGCCACGGTCCTCCAAACAGGCGCCGACATCGGCATCGCCTGGGACGGCGATGCGGATCGGTGCTTCTTCATCGACGGCACGGGCGACTTCGTCGCGGGCGATTTCGTGACGGCGCTGCTCGCCGAGGCGTTCCTGATGAAATCGCCTGGCGAGAAGATCATCTACGACGTCCGCGCCAGCTACGCCGTCAGGGACATCGTCGAACGGTACGGCGGCACGGCGCTCATGAGCCGCGTGGGACACGCGTTCATCAAGCAACGCATGCGCGCCGAGAACGCGATCTTCGGCGGCGAAGTCACGGGACACTACTACTTCCGGGACAACTGGTACGCCGACAACGGCTTCATCCCCGTGCTGCTGATCCTCGAACTGATGTCACGCAAGGGCCAGACGCTCGCAGAACTCCTCGCGCCGCTCCGTGCGAAGTACTTCATCTCGGGCGAGATCAACACGAAGCTCCCGAGCATGGCCGACGCCGACGCGCGCATCGCGGAGATCACGGCCCGCTTCGCCGACGGCCACGTCTACCATCTCGACGGTGTCTCGGTGGAGTATCCCGACTGGCACTTCAACGTGCGCAAGTCCAACACCGAGCCGCTCCTCCGGCTGAACCTCGAAGCCACGTCGCAACCCCTCATGGAACAACACCGCGACGAGATCCTCGCCCTGATCCGCGCGTAG
- a CDS encoding DUF3592 domain-containing protein, translating into MGTVLILVAVGLFVAGWRLTETDRFFLLHGARATGEVVAHEPFEREAWKVQTRFRMLVTFKTATGDRIRFRSIASYGRPPYAVGAAVPVRYDANFPMRARVDRRIELLAPTLIWLGGVVLLAVLGLLVALYGPTDVTRPRVGKT; encoded by the coding sequence GTGGGTACGGTCCTGATTCTGGTGGCCGTCGGCCTGTTTGTCGCGGGGTGGCGGCTGACCGAGACCGACAGATTTTTCCTGCTGCATGGCGCCCGCGCCACGGGGGAGGTGGTGGCGCACGAGCCGTTCGAACGCGAGGCGTGGAAAGTCCAGACGCGCTTCCGCATGCTCGTGACGTTCAAGACGGCCACTGGCGACCGCATCAGGTTCCGGAGCATTGCCAGCTACGGGCGTCCGCCGTACGCGGTGGGCGCGGCGGTGCCCGTGCGCTACGACGCCAACTTCCCGATGCGCGCCCGCGTGGACCGGCGGATCGAACTGCTCGCCCCGACGCTGATCTGGCTCGGCGGCGTGGTGCTCCTGGCCGTCCTCGGGCTGCTTGTCGCACTCTACGGCCCGACAGACGTCACGCGTCCGCGAGTGGGGAAGACCTGA
- a CDS encoding sigma-54-dependent Fis family transcriptional regulator, with the protein MNGREAAPPARILHVDDQPETHEWLKLALERKQFQVTAVTSGQAALASFTSHRPDVVLLDHQLPDQNGLEVLRQFKNADPLVEVVMLTGHGSVSLAVEAMREGAFGFVEKPVEFAVLDAVLDKALAHRALHAEATRLRLNAERREGFTRLVGTSPTMKRLFDLIQLVAPTDASVLIRGENGTGKELVADAVHERSSRSRGPIVKINCGAIPGDLFESELFGHKRGAFTGALADKRGLIESADHGTLLLDEIGEMPANAQVKLLRVLQEKQVRRLGDTHMSAPDFRLICATNARLETLMADNRVREDLYFRINTVVLDIPPLRERREDIPVLAQVFLQRYAEKYERDVVRYHPSVLQRLMKHVWRGNVRELEHVVEHAVIVATGRDVQLRHLPESFRSESTVDDTSPLCTLEDVERAAIVRTLAYTRGNKRAAADILGVYRPTLYAKMRKYGLMAAQEEPTPA; encoded by the coding sequence ATGAACGGACGTGAGGCCGCGCCGCCCGCCCGGATTCTCCACGTCGACGACCAGCCCGAAACCCACGAGTGGCTGAAGCTGGCCCTCGAGCGCAAGCAGTTCCAGGTGACGGCGGTCACGAGCGGGCAGGCCGCGCTTGCCTCCTTCACCAGCCATCGGCCGGACGTCGTGCTGCTCGATCACCAGCTGCCGGACCAGAACGGGTTGGAGGTCCTGCGGCAATTCAAGAACGCGGATCCGCTCGTCGAGGTCGTGATGCTGACCGGTCATGGCAGCGTCTCGCTCGCTGTCGAAGCCATGCGCGAAGGCGCGTTCGGCTTCGTCGAGAAGCCCGTCGAGTTCGCCGTCCTCGACGCCGTACTCGACAAGGCGCTCGCCCACCGCGCGCTGCACGCCGAAGCGACTCGCCTGCGCCTCAACGCCGAGCGTCGTGAAGGGTTCACGCGTCTGGTAGGCACGTCGCCGACGATGAAGCGACTGTTCGACCTGATTCAGCTCGTGGCGCCCACCGACGCCTCGGTGCTGATCCGCGGTGAGAACGGTACCGGCAAGGAACTCGTCGCTGACGCCGTCCACGAGCGGAGTTCCCGCAGCCGCGGCCCAATCGTCAAGATCAACTGCGGCGCCATTCCGGGCGATCTGTTCGAGTCGGAACTGTTCGGGCACAAGCGCGGCGCCTTCACCGGCGCGCTCGCCGACAAGCGCGGACTCATCGAATCGGCCGACCACGGCACGCTGCTGCTCGACGAGATTGGCGAGATGCCCGCCAATGCCCAGGTGAAGCTGCTGCGCGTGCTGCAGGAGAAGCAGGTACGCCGCCTCGGCGACACGCACATGTCGGCGCCGGACTTCCGCCTGATCTGCGCCACCAACGCACGCCTCGAGACCCTCATGGCCGACAACAGGGTCCGCGAGGATCTCTACTTCCGCATCAATACCGTCGTGCTCGACATCCCCCCCTTGCGCGAGCGCCGCGAGGACATCCCCGTCCTCGCGCAGGTGTTCCTGCAGCGGTACGCCGAGAAGTACGAGCGCGACGTGGTGCGCTACCACCCGTCGGTGCTCCAGCGCCTCATGAAACACGTCTGGCGCGGCAACGTGCGTGAGCTCGAACACGTCGTCGAACACGCGGTGATCGTCGCGACGGGGCGCGACGTGCAGTTGCGCCACCTGCCCGAGTCTTTCCGCTCCGAGTCGACCGTCGACGACACCAGCCCGCTCTGTACGCTCGAAGACGTCGAACGCGCCGCCATCGTTCGCACGCTTGCCTACACGCGTGGCAACAAGCGCGCTGCGGCGGACATCCTCGGGGTCTACCGGCCGACACTCTACGCGAAGATGCGCAAGTACGGCCTCATGGCCGCTCAGGAGGAGCCGACACCGGCATGA
- a CDS encoding PAS domain-containing protein yields the protein MTQETGPSSGADDATLDTLAVPVLVWMPDGGVTFVNEAWCGVTGTTRTQNLGDGWLGAVHPQDRDTVSHVLARPGTSVLAYRLHRDGLAVPVLDTARAIARADGSIAAVVHTVVPRDMSAPQGQSVGRWAHELRGPLNAILGWADLLAAGEADPAILQKGLQVIASNARRQAAIIKRMAE from the coding sequence ATGACTCAGGAGACCGGTCCTTCTTCGGGGGCCGACGATGCCACGCTCGACACGCTGGCCGTGCCGGTGCTGGTGTGGATGCCTGACGGCGGCGTGACGTTCGTCAACGAGGCTTGGTGCGGCGTCACGGGCACCACGCGTACGCAGAACCTCGGTGATGGCTGGCTCGGCGCCGTCCATCCTCAGGACCGCGACACCGTGTCGCACGTGCTCGCGCGGCCGGGCACCAGCGTGCTCGCGTACAGACTGCATCGTGATGGGCTCGCCGTCCCCGTGCTCGACACGGCTCGCGCGATCGCACGGGCGGACGGCAGCATCGCCGCCGTCGTGCACACCGTTGTGCCACGCGACATGTCGGCGCCGCAGGGGCAGTCCGTGGGCCGATGGGCACACGAGTTGCGGGGCCCGCTCAACGCCATTCTGGGGTGGGCGGATCTGCTGGCAGCCGGTGAAGCGGATCCCGCGATCCTGCAGAAAGGTCTGCAGGTGATCGCCAGCAATGCCCGTCGGCAGGCGGCGATCATCAAGCGCATGGCGGAGTGA
- a CDS encoding BON domain-containing protein translates to MNRIHSTSLAVALGVWVITGAATPLAAMQSQEQTQSDENKDKDKDGTRGSVAASDVKDATKKAAAKTGEAVEKAAEATRDAVVTGAKKTKDVVSDAPAKIDETWITAKIAGKINADDALEDVDVDVKVKKNVVTITGDVPSEALRDLVLKHARETKGVKRVIDKMTLKPPTL, encoded by the coding sequence ATGAATCGTATCCACTCGACATCTCTGGCAGTGGCACTTGGCGTATGGGTCATCACCGGTGCCGCCACCCCGCTCGCGGCCATGCAGTCGCAGGAGCAGACGCAATCCGACGAGAACAAGGACAAAGACAAGGACGGCACCAGGGGCTCGGTCGCGGCGAGCGATGTGAAGGACGCCACGAAGAAGGCGGCGGCAAAGACGGGTGAGGCCGTGGAGAAGGCGGCCGAAGCCACCAGAGATGCCGTGGTGACGGGCGCGAAGAAGACGAAGGACGTCGTCTCCGATGCGCCCGCGAAGATCGACGAGACGTGGATCACGGCGAAGATCGCCGGGAAGATCAACGCCGACGATGCGCTCGAGGATGTGGATGTGGACGTGAAGGTGAAGAAGAACGTGGTGACGATCACCGGCGACGTGCCGTCAGAAGCGCTACGGGATCTCGTCCTGAAGCACGCACGCGAGACGAAGGGCGTCAAGCGCGTGATCGACAAGATGACGCTGAAGCCGCCCACACTCTGA
- a CDS encoding Cof-type HAD-IIB family hydrolase, with protein sequence MPTRSAAFPFRLAAIDIDDTLVGPDKQVSATNRTAIDRLRAAGCRVVLASGREHHSMAVYQQRLGLDDFVVANQGALVVQPSSGQQIWRRPVEPALAVQLLARGLAEGFDVLMATDEGFVATATSPWITHNLAGRDDTLRITARDLHDEARRSPLKILWHGETPAVYALERVMRRELATRAEVVITTPHLLEFNAPDATKATGVAAVASHYGIAQTEVLAFGDSYNDMPLLQWAGLGVAMPHGLIEAQAAADLVAPEADPSDALAIAIAALLAGHRHAFTAAPRLQTSADGKGPTP encoded by the coding sequence ATGCCAACGCGATCTGCAGCGTTCCCCTTCCGGCTGGCGGCCATCGACATCGACGACACGCTGGTAGGGCCGGACAAGCAGGTCAGTGCGACCAACCGTACCGCCATCGATCGGTTGCGCGCGGCGGGCTGCCGCGTGGTGCTGGCCTCCGGACGCGAACACCACAGCATGGCGGTGTACCAGCAGCGCCTCGGGCTCGACGACTTCGTGGTGGCCAACCAGGGCGCGCTCGTGGTGCAGCCGTCGAGCGGACAGCAGATTTGGCGCCGCCCCGTCGAGCCGGCACTGGCGGTCCAACTCCTCGCACGCGGCTTGGCCGAAGGGTTCGATGTGCTGATGGCCACCGACGAGGGCTTCGTTGCCACAGCGACGAGCCCATGGATCACACACAATCTCGCCGGGCGCGACGATACGCTCCGCATCACGGCACGCGATCTCCACGACGAGGCACGGCGCTCGCCCCTGAAGATTCTCTGGCATGGAGAAACGCCCGCCGTCTACGCGCTCGAGCGCGTGATGCGGCGCGAGCTCGCTACGCGCGCCGAAGTGGTCATCACCACACCGCACCTGCTCGAGTTCAACGCGCCTGACGCGACCAAGGCCACCGGCGTGGCTGCCGTGGCCTCGCACTACGGCATTGCGCAAACTGAAGTTCTCGCCTTCGGTGACAGCTACAACGACATGCCGCTCCTGCAGTGGGCAGGACTTGGCGTGGCGATGCCCCATGGACTCATCGAGGCACAGGCAGCGGCTGACCTGGTCGCACCTGAGGCCGACCCGTCGGACGCACTCGCCATTGCCATCGCCGCGCTGCTCGCCGGTCACCGCCATGCCTTCACCGCCGCGCCGCGACTCCAGACATCCGCGGACGGCAAAGGCCCGACGCCGTAA
- a CDS encoding BamA/TamA family outer membrane protein, whose protein sequence is MCAPLLAVIVGLFTSHVAAAGQDQPPQAPLTRAAELEAARRARAADLERAPTPNTVERAFTYIEDTRIVGRVFNPTRGWFAQIGGAGEGNGFTVGGGYRHPTPLGVVSARAVGSIRQSYLASVDVTRTFLPGDAAFVTATVTRRHEAAQRFYGMGPDTAYADKSSFGLSATQADVVAGVRITSWLTGTAGVGVLQPDIARASEASRVPPTVDRFTGAPGVDVQPTYTTAQAGVIVDTRDAGNARHGGLYQVHVRRLADRDQGAYSFSDTRVDLQQFIPFWNRSRVIALRVLAQHTDGIGQAQVPFYLMPSLGGARSLRGYERQRFRDRSALLFSAEYRYEMNPFLMGAIFYDAGQVAPDWSDFRFRQFRDDFGIGLRFGYSNAVALRADVAFGGERAARLILGFSSSF, encoded by the coding sequence ATGTGCGCTCCGCTGCTGGCCGTCATCGTCGGGCTGTTCACGAGTCACGTCGCAGCAGCAGGGCAGGACCAACCGCCACAGGCCCCGCTCACGCGTGCGGCAGAGCTCGAAGCCGCGCGCCGCGCCAGGGCGGCGGACCTCGAACGTGCCCCAACGCCCAACACCGTCGAACGGGCATTCACCTACATCGAAGACACACGGATCGTAGGCAGGGTCTTCAATCCGACGCGAGGATGGTTCGCGCAGATCGGCGGAGCCGGTGAGGGGAACGGCTTCACCGTCGGCGGCGGGTATCGCCACCCCACGCCGCTCGGCGTCGTGTCGGCACGAGCCGTCGGATCGATCAGGCAGTCGTACCTCGCGAGCGTCGACGTGACGCGGACGTTCCTGCCCGGGGACGCGGCGTTCGTCACGGCCACCGTGACACGGCGGCACGAAGCGGCGCAACGGTTCTACGGCATGGGGCCCGATACCGCATACGCCGACAAGTCGAGCTTCGGGCTGTCTGCCACACAGGCCGACGTGGTGGCCGGAGTCCGCATCACGTCGTGGCTCACGGGAACCGCCGGCGTTGGTGTGCTGCAGCCGGACATCGCGCGAGCGTCGGAAGCCTCACGGGTCCCCCCCACCGTCGATCGCTTCACGGGAGCGCCTGGCGTGGACGTCCAGCCGACATACACGACGGCCCAGGCCGGCGTCATCGTGGACACGCGCGATGCCGGCAACGCGCGTCACGGAGGCCTGTATCAGGTGCACGTGCGGCGACTGGCCGATCGCGACCAAGGCGCGTACAGCTTCTCGGACACGCGCGTGGACCTGCAGCAGTTCATCCCGTTCTGGAACCGGAGCCGCGTCATCGCGCTGCGTGTCCTCGCCCAGCACACCGACGGCATCGGCCAGGCCCAGGTGCCGTTCTACCTGATGCCTTCGCTCGGCGGCGCGCGCAGCCTGCGCGGCTACGAGCGCCAGCGCTTCCGCGACCGCAGCGCACTCCTGTTCTCGGCCGAGTACCGCTACGAAATGAACCCGTTCCTGATGGGCGCCATCTTCTACGATGCAGGCCAGGTGGCGCCAGATTGGTCGGACTTCCGGTTCCGGCAGTTCCGCGACGACTTCGGCATCGGCCTGCGGTTCGGCTACTCCAACGCCGTGGCCTTGCGCGCGGACGTCGCCTTCGGTGGCGAGCGCGCCGCGCGTCTCATCCTCGGTTTCAGCAGCAGTTTCTGA